GAACGCGCTCACCAAAGTCCTCGGGCAGCCCCAGCCTGACAACGCCCTGCAGATCACTCGCGCGAATGGCCGCCACCGCCTCGTCGTTGAGCTCCAGCAGCCGGTGCGCGTAAGCCAGCATGGCATGCCCGGCCTCGGTCAACTCCAGTCCGCGCCCCGCCTTGCGCAGTAGCGCAGTGCCCGCTTGCGACTCCAGCTTCTTGAGCTGCGCGCTGACGGCGGACGTCGAACGCCCCAACTTGTCGGCCGCTTGCGCAAAGCTGCCCATTGCAACGCCCGTGGAGAAGCTGCGCAACACATCAAGGTCCAGATGGATATGGGACATGGAAACACCTGTTCAATCATCCTGATTTTCAAAACCATTTGAACAGAATTTTCTGATTTTCAAAATGATTGCGCAGCAAGACACTGCGGACATCACCCACTTCCGACGGTTTTTCATGTCGATGTCCAGCACCCCCACCTCCATGCCTCAAAACCCGATCCCCCACGCGAATGCCTCGTCCCTTCGCTGGAAGGTGCTGGCGGCGGGAACGCTTGCCAATGTGGCGTTTTCCATCATCGTCAACGGCTTTCCGATGACCGCCATCCAACTGCGCACCGGCTACGGGCTCGACGCGTGGAGCTTGGGTTTGATGCTGGGAATGATGGGCCTTGGCGTGGCGATCAGCGAACTGCCCTGGGGCATGTTGGCCGACCATTGGGGGGACCGCCCGGTGTTGCTGCTCGGTTTGGGCGGAAGTGCACTGGTGCTGGCCTGCATGACGGTCTGGGGTGCGCCGCATTCTGGTCACACGCCCGGCTTGGCGCTCGTCTATGCCGGGCTGTTGGTGACAGGATTGCTGGGCGGCAGTGTGAACGGTGCCAGCGGGCGCGCCATCATGCATTGGTTCGCACCGGGTGAACGCGGGCTGGCCATGAGCATTCGTCAGACCGCCGTGCCGATGGGCGGCGCGCTCGGTGCGCTGCTCTTGCCACGCATTGCCGCATCGGCAGGGTTCGATGCGATGTTCGCGTTTCTCGCGGTGATCTGCGTGCTGTGTGCGGGGTTGGTGTGGCTGTGGATCATCAATCCGCCCGACGCAGACACGCCCACCGCAGCACAAGATCATCCCCGCTCGTTCAGCGCACTGAAGAACACTCTCGTCTGGCAGATCGCCTGCGGCATCGCGATTCTCTGCGCACCGCAATTTGCCGTGCTTTCCTTCGGAACCGTGTTTCTGCACGACGCGGCACAGGTGAGCTCCGCCGCCATCACCACGGCCATGGTGACGCTACAGGTGGGCGCGATGGTGCTGCGCATCTGGAGCGGCCGCTGGACCGACCGGCACGGCAACCGCATCGGCTTTCTACGCTGGTGCGCGGCGCTCAGTGCGCTCAGCTTTGTCGCGTTGGCTGCGGCGCAAGCCGTGCATCTTCCGGGGGTGATGCTGGCCGTCATGCTCGCCGTCAGCGGGGTCTGCGTATCCGCGTGGCACGGGGTCGCTTATGCGGAACTGGCAACCCAAGCGGGTGCAACGCAGGCCGGCACCGCGCTCGGCCTGTGCAACACCTTGGTGTTCGTCGCGAACTTTCTGGTGCCGCAAGCGGTGGTCAAGGTTCAAGAGCGCATCGACTGGTCAGGCGTGTGGCTGCTGTGCGGGGGCGTTGCCTTGCTCGCGCTGCCGCTGGTCAGCGCGCATGTTCGGGTGAAAACCCGGCTTGTGGCTTAGACCGGCACGGCTGTGGTCGCCTTGACACGATCGAGCACGAAGCTGGTCTTGCAGTCCTGCACACTCGGGTGCTTGAGCAGCGTGTCCATGATGAAGCGGCTGTAATGCGCCATGTCGGCCACCACCACGCGCAGCAGATAGTCCATCTCGCCGGTCAGGGCGGAGCACTCGACCACCTCGGGCCAGCTCTGCACGCTGGCGCGGAACAGGTCCATGGGGTTGCGCTTGTGGCTTTCGGTGTTCTTTTCGAGCCGCACATTGATATAGGCAGTCAGCCCCAGCCCCACGGCCTCGGGTTTGACCAGCGCGACATAGCGCTCGATGATGCCGGCATCTTCCAGACGTTTGGCGCGGCGCAGCACCGCGCTGGGCGACAGGCCGACCCGCTCGCCGATCACGTCGTAGGTCTCCCGGCCATTGGCCTGCAGACTGCGCAGGATGGCGCGGTCCAGCTTGTCCAGAGACACGACGGAAGAGGTTTCACCAGGGGCAGAAGAAGTGCTCATGGGCAGCGATTTTGGGGCACAAGAACGCTCAAGTTAACCCGAGACTTCCCTAGCGCAAAAAAGCTGCGTACTATTTGACACATTCACATGAATAGTGCAGAAGTCATGCAATTTACGGATGAAATGGGCGAAAAAATGACAGCCTTGCCATTTACATTCAACGCTGTGCAGATGCTTGCCATCCGCAGCGAGTGCTCGAAGAGAACGCCTCGTCACCTTACCCCAGAACAAGCAACCTTCATGTCCGGAGACACACCATGAACGCTCCCACCGCCGACAAGACCTTGAACAGCACCGCGCCTGCCGGAAACTCCGCCTGGGAGAACCCCATGGGCACCGACGGCTTCGAGTTCATCGAGTACGCCGCTCCCGATCCAGTCGCCATGGGCAAGGCTTTTGTCGCGATGGGTTTCAAGCCCGTTGCGCGCCACCGCCACAAGAATGTGCTGCTGTACCGTCAGGGCGACATCAACTTCATCATCAACGCCGAGCCGGACAGCTTCGCCCAGCGTTTTGCGCGCCTGCACGGCCCGAGCGTTTGCGCGATCGCCTTCCGCGTACATGACGCCAAGGCCGCCTACGAGCGCGCACTGAATCTGGGCGCCTGGGGCTACGCGGGCACGTCCGAGCCCGGCCAGTTGAACATCCCCGCCATCAAGGGCGTGGGTGACAGCCTGATCTATTTTGTGGACCGCTGGCGCGGCAAGAACGGTGCGCGTCCCGGCGACATCGGCAACATCGGCTTCTTTGATGTGGACTTCGTGCCGCTGCCCGGCATCAGCACCGAAGAGATGCTGCATCCCAAGGGCGCGGGCCTCACTTACGTGGATCACCTCACGCACAACGTGCACCGTGGCCGCATGGTGGAGTGGGCCGATTTCTACGAGCGCCTTTTCAACTTCCGCGAGGTCAAGTACTTTGACATCGAAGGCCAGGTCACGGGCGTCAAGAGCAAGGCCATGACCAGCCCCTGCGGCAAGATCCGCATTCCGATCAATGAGGAAGGCAAGGAAAAGCCGGGCCAGATCCAGGAATATCTGGACATGTACAAGGGCGAGGGCATCCAGCACATCGCCATGGGCTCGGACGATCTGTACGAGACGGTGGACACCCTGCGCGGCAACGGCGTGCGCCTGCTCGACACCATCGACACCTACTACGAACTGGTCGACAAGCGCATTCCCGGCCACGGCGAAAGCGTGGAAGAACTGCACAAGCGCAAGATCCTGATCGATGGCAAGAAGGACGCCATCCTGCTGCAGATCTTCAGCGAGAACCAGCTCGGGCCGATCTTCTTCGAATTCATCCAGCGCAAGGGCGATGACGGCTTCGGCAACGGCAACTTCAAGGCGCTGTTCGAGAGCATCGAGCTCGACCAGATGCGCCGCGGCGTGCTCTGAAGCGCAAGCTGAAGATGGTTGCGCCGTCGCAGTTTGCGATTGCACCATCTCCGGTTAACAATGCTGCGCTGCAATAAATTGTAAATATACTGAGCAAATATTTACTTTCCAAAGGACCCCACCCGTGCTTCGCGTGTCTTGTCTGCTCAGTGTCTTGCTCGCTTGTGTCCCCATGGGCGCGACGGCTCAGAACGCCTCCGCTCCCATGTCGCTGGTCGTGCCCTACCCGGCTGGCGGCCCGCTGGATACCTCCGCGCGCCTGATCGCTCAGGAGGCCGGTGATGCGCTCGGCAAGATCAACGTCGAGAACAAACCCGGCAAGGGCGGTGGCACGGGTGCGGAACTGGTGGCCAAGGCGCCGAAGTCGGCCAACATGGTGCTGATGGGTGCGGTCGCCACGCACGCGGTCAATCCATGGCTGTACAAGAACTTTCCGTACGACCCGCTCAAGGACTTCAAGCCGCTGGTGCTCGTCGCCCGCACGCCCAATGTGCTGGTGATGAACGCCGAGGTGGCCAACGAGCTGGGCATCCAGTCCACCAGCGATCTGGTGAAGTACCTCAAGGCGAATCCGGAAAAGCTCAAGTACGGCTCGGGCGGCAACGGCAGCATTGGCCACATCGCGGCCGAAATGTTCAAGTCGTTGACCAACACGCGCGTGTCGCATGTGCCGTTCCAGGGCTCGAATCCGGCGCTCAAGGCGCTGCAGGCGCGCGAAGTGGCGCTGGTGTTCGACAACCTCGCGTCCTCGCTGCCGCTGATCCAGACCGGCCACTTGAAGGCGCTGGGCGTGACCTCGCTCGGTCAGGACGACGCACTGCCCAAGGTACCGAGCATCAACAGCGAAGTGCCGGGCTTCAACGTGGTGACCTGGTTCGGGCTGTTCGCGCCCGCCTCGCTGCCGGAAAGCGACGCGCGCCGTTACGCCGAAGCCTTCGAATCGGCGATGAAGAGCAACCGCGGCACGGCGGGTCTCAAGAAGATGGGTATCACAACGGAAGACATGCGCCTGGCGACCTTCCAGGAATTTGTGGAATCGGAAAACAGCAAGTTCGGCTTTCTGATCAAGACCGCCAAAATTCGCATCGAATAACGCGGCCACGCAAGGGGCTGACAGGCCCGGATGGCTGCCGACACAATGAAGGAGACATCATGGGACAAGCACCTGTCGCACCTGTCGTTTACGGCCAATCGAGCCGCCCGCCGCGCGGCGACTACAGCCGCGCGCAGGAGGATTTCACCTGCGCGCAGAACTTCGACGCGTACACGGCGGCGGACCACGACACCTACCACCGCCTGTACGAACGCCAGTCCGCACTGCTGCCGGGGCTGGCGAGCCAAGCCTTCATCGACGTGCTGCCCAAGCTGGGCGCGAAGGAGCGCATTCCGCGCTTTGACGACATCAACGAGCAGCTCTGGCAGGCCACGCGCTGGGAGATCGTCGCCGTGCCGGGGCTGATTCCCGAACGCGCCTTCTTCTCGCTGCTGGCCAACCGCAAGTTTCCGGTCACCGACTGGATTCGCAAGCCCGAGGAGTTCGAATACATCGTCGAGCCCGACGTGTTCCACGACCTCTTCGGCCATGTGCCGCTCTTGTTCAATCCGGTGATTGCCGACTACATCCAGCGCTACGGCCAGGGCGGCTTGAAGGCGGAAGATCTGGGCGCTGGCGAGATGCTGTCGCGCCTGTATTGGTACACCATCGAGTTCGGTCTGATCCGCGAGCCGCAAGGACTGCGGGCTTACGGCGCGGGCATTCTGAGTTCCAGCGGCGAACTCAAATACAGCGTGCAAAGCCCCGAGCCGCGACGCCTGCCGCTGGAGCTCGCGCGCACCATGCGCACGCGCTACAAGATCGACACCTACCAGCAGACCTATTTCGTGATCGACAGCTTCGAGCAGTTGTTCGAGCTGACCGAGCCCGACTTCACGCATCTCTACGAAGAGCTGCGCGCGCTTCCCGAATTCGGCGCGAACAGCGAGCCCTTGGCCTGAGCGCGAATCAGCGACCAGAGCTCCGGCGCGTTGAGCATCTGCACATGGGCATAGCCCGCGAGCAGATGCTGCTCGGCATGCGCGAGTTGCGAGGTCGATTCAGGAAACACCACGTTGTCGCAGTCCGCATAGACGCAATGCCAGCGCACGCGTGAAAACGCGCTGTCGCTTCGCGCTTCGTCACTGCGAAGCTGGTTCAGCCAGTCGCTGTCGGGGCGCATCTGCTTGACGTTCGGACCCATCACACACAGCGCCAGCGGCGAACCGTGGTGCGGGGTGCCGATGGTGATCGCCGCATGAGGAACCAGGCCGCTGTCGGCAGACTGCTCTCGTAGCCAGTCGCGCAACACCAGCCCGCCCATGCTGTGCCCTACCAGCAAGGGTGCCACGCCGGTGGCTTGATGCAGGCGGCGAACGGCGGCATCGACCACTGGGCGCGCGGTTTCGATACCGTGCAGCAACATCGGCAAGCTCACCGCGATGTAGGGAATATTCTGAGCGCGCAGGTACCGCATGGTCTGCGTCCACACAGCGCGATTGCACATCCAGCCATGCACCAGCACCACGCCGCGCTGGCCTTGCGCATCGGTGGGGACATGGTCAGGCACCTCCCACTCGCGCCATGGAATCTGCCAGGCGAACTGGTGCATGGACTCCTGCGTTTCCGCGTTCCACGCCTTGAGCACCGCGTCCTGAGTGGCGTGCGGCATGCCCAGACGCTTC
This genomic stretch from Diaphorobacter sp. HDW4B harbors:
- a CDS encoding MFS transporter, with the translated sequence MSSTPTSMPQNPIPHANASSLRWKVLAAGTLANVAFSIIVNGFPMTAIQLRTGYGLDAWSLGLMLGMMGLGVAISELPWGMLADHWGDRPVLLLGLGGSALVLACMTVWGAPHSGHTPGLALVYAGLLVTGLLGGSVNGASGRAIMHWFAPGERGLAMSIRQTAVPMGGALGALLLPRIAASAGFDAMFAFLAVICVLCAGLVWLWIINPPDADTPTAAQDHPRSFSALKNTLVWQIACGIAILCAPQFAVLSFGTVFLHDAAQVSSAAITTAMVTLQVGAMVLRIWSGRWTDRHGNRIGFLRWCAALSALSFVALAAAQAVHLPGVMLAVMLAVSGVCVSAWHGVAYAELATQAGATQAGTALGLCNTLVFVANFLVPQAVVKVQERIDWSGVWLLCGGVALLALPLVSAHVRVKTRLVA
- the hppD gene encoding 4-hydroxyphenylpyruvate dioxygenase, translated to MNAPTADKTLNSTAPAGNSAWENPMGTDGFEFIEYAAPDPVAMGKAFVAMGFKPVARHRHKNVLLYRQGDINFIINAEPDSFAQRFARLHGPSVCAIAFRVHDAKAAYERALNLGAWGYAGTSEPGQLNIPAIKGVGDSLIYFVDRWRGKNGARPGDIGNIGFFDVDFVPLPGISTEEMLHPKGAGLTYVDHLTHNVHRGRMVEWADFYERLFNFREVKYFDIEGQVTGVKSKAMTSPCGKIRIPINEEGKEKPGQIQEYLDMYKGEGIQHIAMGSDDLYETVDTLRGNGVRLLDTIDTYYELVDKRIPGHGESVEELHKRKILIDGKKDAILLQIFSENQLGPIFFEFIQRKGDDGFGNGNFKALFESIELDQMRRGVL
- a CDS encoding alpha/beta fold hydrolase, whose translation is MVAWWLRAVSLFNVLVVIAWVGWAWPRSAWLAIGGVVLFMVAGRLWLGLQFWIMQTFKKRLGMPHATQDAVLKAWNAETQESMHQFAWQIPWREWEVPDHVPTDAQGQRGVVLVHGWMCNRAVWTQTMRYLRAQNIPYIAVSLPMLLHGIETARPVVDAAVRRLHQATGVAPLLVGHSMGGLVLRDWLREQSADSGLVPHAAITIGTPHHGSPLALCVMGPNVKQMRPDSDWLNQLRSDEARSDSAFSRVRWHCVYADCDNVVFPESTSQLAHAEQHLLAGYAHVQMLNAPELWSLIRAQAKGSLFAPNSGSARSSS
- a CDS encoding tripartite tricarboxylate transporter substrate binding protein: MGATAQNASAPMSLVVPYPAGGPLDTSARLIAQEAGDALGKINVENKPGKGGGTGAELVAKAPKSANMVLMGAVATHAVNPWLYKNFPYDPLKDFKPLVLVARTPNVLVMNAEVANELGIQSTSDLVKYLKANPEKLKYGSGGNGSIGHIAAEMFKSLTNTRVSHVPFQGSNPALKALQAREVALVFDNLASSLPLIQTGHLKALGVTSLGQDDALPKVPSINSEVPGFNVVTWFGLFAPASLPESDARRYAEAFESAMKSNRGTAGLKKMGITTEDMRLATFQEFVESENSKFGFLIKTAKIRIE
- the phhA gene encoding phenylalanine 4-monooxygenase, translated to MGQAPVAPVVYGQSSRPPRGDYSRAQEDFTCAQNFDAYTAADHDTYHRLYERQSALLPGLASQAFIDVLPKLGAKERIPRFDDINEQLWQATRWEIVAVPGLIPERAFFSLLANRKFPVTDWIRKPEEFEYIVEPDVFHDLFGHVPLLFNPVIADYIQRYGQGGLKAEDLGAGEMLSRLYWYTIEFGLIREPQGLRAYGAGILSSSGELKYSVQSPEPRRLPLELARTMRTRYKIDTYQQTYFVIDSFEQLFELTEPDFTHLYEELRALPEFGANSEPLA
- a CDS encoding Lrp/AsnC family transcriptional regulator, whose protein sequence is MSTSSAPGETSSVVSLDKLDRAILRSLQANGRETYDVIGERVGLSPSAVLRRAKRLEDAGIIERYVALVKPEAVGLGLTAYINVRLEKNTESHKRNPMDLFRASVQSWPEVVECSALTGEMDYLLRVVVADMAHYSRFIMDTLLKHPSVQDCKTSFVLDRVKATTAVPV